One Citricoccus sp. K5 DNA window includes the following coding sequences:
- a CDS encoding MarR family winged helix-turn-helix transcriptional regulator, with product MDTEDLDLHRSTLRALTRLMSQWSSLELQRQITADCGVSLDPVSVRALYGLGTAGGTSSPSALADELHLTRPSTSKLIARLVDAGLVDRHPDESDGRSVQLELTEEGRRTFETLFDAGVDMLVTTTAGWDRADLRALATLLTRFTGGTTTDRPTP from the coding sequence ATGGACACCGAGGACCTGGACCTGCATCGCAGTACCCTCCGCGCGCTGACCAGGCTCATGTCGCAATGGTCCTCGCTCGAGCTGCAACGGCAGATCACCGCCGACTGTGGTGTCTCCCTGGACCCGGTCTCGGTGCGCGCCCTCTACGGCCTCGGCACCGCCGGCGGCACCTCCAGCCCCAGCGCCCTGGCCGACGAGTTGCACCTCACCCGGCCCTCCACCTCAAAGCTCATCGCGCGCCTCGTCGACGCGGGCCTCGTGGACCGCCACCCCGACGAGTCCGACGGCCGCTCCGTGCAGCTGGAGCTGACCGAGGAGGGCCGCCGGACCTTCGAGACGCTCTTCGACGCCGGCGTCGACATGCTCGTCACAACCACCGCCGGCTGGGACAGGGCCGACCTGCGGGCCCTGGCCACCCTGCTCACCCGCTTCACCGGTGGAACCACCACCGACCGCCCCACGCCCTGA
- a CDS encoding 3-oxoacid CoA-transferase subunit B has product MSMTKTASPRITGRTRDEIAQRLAADLVDGYTVNLGVGIPLAVPQHIPADREVFLQSENGILGLGPAPEPGAEDPDLTNAGKQPTSMIPGGAIVDSATSFAIIRGGHLDVTILGALQVSEAGDLANWYVPGRNPAVGGAMDLVAGTPQVWVCMEHVDRKGQSKLVQECTFPLTGRGVVTRVYTDLAVFHVLDGVLTLVECAPGVTAEDVRLQTEADYVVAVPA; this is encoded by the coding sequence ATGTCCATGACCAAAACCGCATCGCCCCGGATCACCGGGCGCACACGGGACGAGATCGCCCAGCGTCTGGCCGCGGATCTGGTGGACGGCTACACCGTCAACCTCGGGGTGGGCATCCCGCTGGCGGTGCCCCAGCACATCCCCGCGGACCGGGAGGTCTTCCTCCAGTCCGAGAACGGGATCCTGGGCCTCGGCCCCGCACCCGAGCCCGGCGCCGAGGATCCGGATCTGACCAACGCGGGGAAGCAGCCGACCAGTATGATCCCCGGCGGGGCCATCGTGGACTCGGCCACCTCCTTCGCGATCATCCGCGGCGGCCACCTGGATGTGACCATCCTGGGAGCACTGCAGGTGTCAGAGGCCGGCGACCTGGCCAATTGGTACGTGCCGGGACGCAATCCGGCCGTCGGCGGTGCCATGGACCTCGTGGCCGGGACCCCTCAGGTCTGGGTCTGCATGGAGCATGTCGACCGCAAGGGTCAGTCCAAGCTCGTCCAGGAGTGCACCTTCCCGCTGACCGGCCGCGGCGTCGTCACCCGGGTCTACACGGACCTGGCGGTCTTCCACGTGCTCGACGGGGTGTTGACGCTCGTCGAGTGCGCCCCCGGCGTCACCGCGGAGGACGTCCGGTTGCAGACCGAGGCCGACTACGTCGTGGCGGTCCCGGCATGA
- a CDS encoding SDR family NAD(P)-dependent oxidoreductase encodes MTDEHHTPQRQDPAGRTEGASANAGGSHRPLAGQVALVTGCGKPDGMGQGIAGALASRGASLVITDREPRGVANDRQRRLGQVPSSGLDEFAGQLRRAGVDVVTALGDISQRADVAGILQTVQDRFGRLDILVNNAAAPQGPDRRDIEEVPDEAFDLLIDVNVRGTYAMCRAAVPLMRSARYGRIVNISSMAGLSAAPFSVAYSASKAAVIGLTRALSMDVGPWGITVNAVCPGLVATSRAILDPSADLDVDSTLAQRGRNIPVGRVGQPADIGELVSFLASPGAGYVTGQAIPVDGGGLTPFPLRQPPSDT; translated from the coding sequence ATGACCGACGAGCACCACACACCACAGCGCCAGGATCCCGCGGGGCGGACGGAAGGGGCCTCGGCGAATGCGGGCGGTTCACACCGGCCCCTGGCCGGGCAGGTGGCCCTCGTCACCGGCTGCGGCAAGCCGGATGGCATGGGGCAGGGGATCGCCGGGGCGCTGGCCTCCCGTGGTGCATCGCTCGTCATCACGGACCGCGAGCCCCGCGGTGTCGCCAACGACCGCCAGCGGAGGCTCGGGCAGGTTCCATCCAGTGGCCTGGACGAGTTCGCGGGCCAGTTGCGCCGGGCGGGTGTGGATGTGGTCACCGCACTGGGGGACATCTCCCAGCGGGCCGACGTCGCCGGAATTCTGCAGACCGTGCAGGACCGCTTCGGGCGGCTGGACATCCTGGTGAACAACGCGGCGGCTCCGCAGGGCCCGGACCGCCGGGACATCGAAGAGGTGCCGGACGAGGCCTTCGACCTGCTGATCGACGTCAATGTGCGTGGTACCTACGCCATGTGCCGAGCGGCCGTACCGCTCATGCGGTCCGCGCGCTACGGGCGGATCGTCAACATCTCCTCCATGGCCGGGCTCTCGGCGGCACCGTTCTCCGTGGCCTACTCCGCCTCCAAGGCCGCAGTGATCGGCCTGACCCGCGCCCTGTCCATGGACGTGGGGCCGTGGGGGATCACGGTCAACGCGGTCTGCCCCGGTCTCGTGGCCACCAGCAGGGCCATCCTGGACCCCTCCGCGGACCTTGATGTGGACTCCACGCTGGCGCAGCGCGGCCGGAACATCCCGGTCGGCAGGGTGGGCCAACCGGCGGATATCGGCGAGCTCGTCTCCTTCCTGGCCTCGCCGGGCGCCGGCTACGTCACCGGCCAGGCCATTCCCGTGGACGGCGGCGGCCTGACCCCCTTTCCGCTCCGCCAGCCACCTTCTGACACCTGA
- a CDS encoding aminomethyl transferase family protein produces the protein MSDQKSLQQAMEAAGNPVEMMRNSKVGAYVYPVVAPEFTNWRDEVIAWRESAVMFDQTHHMDNLIIKGPDAKKLVSYTAINSLENFPVNRAKQYVPVTPAGHVIGDGILFHEDQDQYTYVGRAPATNWLKFHAETGGYDVELVEDRRSPSRPMGKAVSREYWRLQIQGPKAWDVIEKVNGGPVEQLKFFHMDTMNVAGTRVRTLRHGMAGAPGLELWGAYSDYDRVREAIMEAGAEFGLAAVGARAYSSNTLESGWIPSPLPAIYSGDGMLADYRAWLGADSYEANNAIAGSFVSENIEDYYTTPWELGYGNFIKFDHDFIGREALEKVDPSTQRHKVTLAWDDADMATIHASMYGKGEIGYKFFDLPNANYGSSNFDSVVDSSGKVVGLSMFTGYSANERTALSLAVVDPSVQVGDRLKVVWGEPDGGSGKTTVERHRQIEVNVTVSPVPYSSEVRDNYEGSWRKAGQV, from the coding sequence ATGTCAGACCAGAAGTCGCTGCAGCAGGCCATGGAGGCCGCGGGCAATCCCGTGGAGATGATGCGGAACTCGAAGGTGGGTGCCTACGTCTACCCGGTGGTGGCTCCCGAGTTCACCAACTGGCGGGACGAGGTCATCGCCTGGCGCGAGTCCGCCGTCATGTTCGATCAGACCCACCACATGGACAACCTGATCATCAAGGGTCCGGACGCCAAGAAGCTCGTCTCCTACACTGCGATCAACTCGCTGGAGAACTTCCCCGTCAACCGCGCCAAACAGTACGTCCCGGTCACCCCGGCCGGCCACGTCATCGGAGACGGCATCCTGTTCCACGAGGACCAGGACCAGTACACCTACGTGGGCCGCGCCCCCGCCACCAACTGGCTGAAGTTCCATGCCGAGACCGGTGGCTATGACGTCGAGCTGGTCGAGGACCGGCGCTCGCCGTCGCGTCCCATGGGCAAGGCCGTGAGTCGTGAGTACTGGCGCCTGCAGATCCAGGGCCCCAAGGCCTGGGACGTCATCGAGAAGGTCAACGGCGGTCCGGTGGAGCAGCTGAAGTTCTTCCACATGGACACCATGAACGTGGCCGGCACCCGGGTGCGGACCCTGCGCCATGGCATGGCCGGTGCCCCCGGTCTCGAGCTGTGGGGCGCCTACTCGGACTACGACCGGGTCCGCGAGGCCATCATGGAGGCCGGCGCCGAGTTCGGCCTCGCCGCCGTGGGAGCCCGTGCCTACTCCTCGAACACCCTGGAGTCCGGTTGGATCCCGTCCCCACTGCCGGCCATCTACTCCGGGGACGGCATGCTCGCGGACTACCGGGCCTGGCTCGGCGCCGACTCCTACGAGGCCAACAACGCCATCGCCGGCTCCTTCGTCTCGGAGAACATCGAGGACTACTACACGACCCCGTGGGAACTGGGCTACGGCAACTTCATCAAGTTCGACCACGACTTCATCGGCCGCGAGGCGCTCGAGAAGGTCGACCCCTCCACCCAGCGCCACAAGGTCACCCTCGCCTGGGACGATGCGGACATGGCCACCATCCACGCCTCGATGTACGGCAAGGGCGAGATCGGCTACAAGTTCTTCGACCTGCCCAACGCCAACTACGGTTCCTCGAACTTCGACTCCGTGGTGGACTCCTCCGGCAAGGTCGTGGGCCTGTCCATGTTCACCGGCTACTCGGCGAACGAGCGCACCGCGCTCTCCCTGGCCGTCGTCGACCCCTCCGTGCAGGTGGGGGACCGGCTGAAGGTCGTCTGGGGCGAGCCCGACGGCGGCTCCGGCAAGACCACGGTGGAGCGTCACCGCCAGATCGAGGTCAACGTGACCGTCTCCCCGGTGCCGTACTCCTCCGAGGTGCGGGACAACTACGAGGGCTCCTGGCGCAAGGCTGGCCAGGTCTGA
- a CDS encoding CoA transferase subunit A, translating into MNKFRTDLHEHLDAVWDGASIAVGGFGSSGRPDALLNALSDLGKKDLHLYVNNVGDDFTGIGRLVMEGRVRRLTGSFPVLPEFYDEYFAGRVELELIPQGTLAERMRAGGAGIAAFFTPSGAETMLSDGTFPASYSGGTPGELLPAKEERVFDGRAHVLEYGITADFGLVKAQQADPKGNLRFHLSARNFNPLAAMSGRTTFVEVERLVDTGSLDPDDIHLPGVFVDHVVMTAAPIPADLPRRAASLQKG; encoded by the coding sequence ATGAACAAGTTCCGCACCGACCTCCACGAGCACCTGGATGCTGTCTGGGACGGTGCCTCGATCGCCGTCGGCGGCTTCGGCAGTTCCGGACGCCCGGACGCCCTGCTCAACGCCCTGTCCGATCTCGGCAAGAAGGACCTGCACCTCTACGTCAACAACGTGGGTGACGATTTCACCGGCATCGGCCGGCTCGTCATGGAGGGCCGGGTCCGCCGACTGACCGGATCCTTCCCCGTGCTGCCCGAGTTCTACGACGAGTACTTCGCGGGTCGCGTCGAGCTGGAGCTGATCCCGCAGGGCACCCTGGCGGAGCGCATGCGGGCCGGTGGCGCCGGGATCGCCGCCTTCTTCACGCCCTCCGGTGCGGAGACCATGCTCTCGGACGGGACGTTCCCGGCCTCTTATTCCGGGGGGACCCCGGGCGAGCTGCTGCCGGCGAAGGAGGAACGGGTGTTCGACGGACGGGCACACGTCCTCGAGTACGGCATCACGGCGGACTTCGGCCTCGTCAAGGCGCAGCAGGCCGATCCCAAGGGCAACCTGCGCTTCCATCTCTCCGCCCGCAACTTCAATCCGCTGGCAGCCATGTCCGGGCGGACGACCTTCGTGGAGGTCGAACGGCTGGTGGACACCGGGTCGCTGGACCCGGATGACATCCACCTCCCCGGGGTCTTCGTGGACCACGTGGTGATGACTGCAGCACCCATCCCGGCCGACCTGCCCCGGCGGGCCGCCTCGCTCCAGAAGGGCTGA
- a CDS encoding SDR family oxidoreductase, with product MSRTYVITGAASGIGKVTAEILRERGETVIGVDLKDVEVAGDLSNHEGRLAAAAEAAQLAGGTVDAVIPCAGLSVMKPVTVAVNFFGMAEFLEALLPALGRSEAPRVALVSSMASLQPVSTALVDAMLAGDEEQALSIAGSLAEASPESNPIYSSSKRAISRWVRREAPTEAWGGAGIPLNAVAPGTVVTPMTKDLLASERGRAMTDAYVPMPLNSHQGAESIAHLLIWLTSVENTHCTGQTVYCDGGADTVLRGDDVWSWNDEAMARKFREIGARLRG from the coding sequence ATGTCCCGCACCTACGTCATCACCGGAGCCGCCTCCGGCATCGGCAAAGTCACCGCCGAGATCCTTCGCGAGCGCGGGGAGACCGTCATCGGCGTCGACCTGAAAGACGTCGAGGTTGCCGGCGATCTCTCGAACCACGAGGGCCGCCTCGCTGCGGCCGCGGAGGCCGCGCAGCTCGCCGGTGGAACCGTCGACGCCGTCATCCCGTGCGCCGGCCTCTCCGTGATGAAGCCCGTGACCGTCGCGGTGAACTTCTTCGGCATGGCCGAGTTCCTCGAGGCACTGCTGCCCGCTCTCGGTCGGTCCGAGGCGCCGCGAGTCGCCCTGGTCTCCTCCATGGCCTCGTTACAGCCCGTCTCCACCGCTCTGGTCGACGCCATGCTCGCCGGTGACGAGGAGCAGGCCCTGTCCATAGCGGGCTCGCTCGCGGAGGCGTCGCCCGAGTCGAACCCCATCTACTCGTCCTCGAAGCGCGCCATCTCCCGCTGGGTGCGCCGAGAGGCCCCCACCGAGGCGTGGGGCGGCGCCGGCATCCCGCTGAACGCGGTCGCGCCCGGCACCGTCGTCACACCGATGACCAAGGACCTGCTGGCCAGCGAGCGGGGCCGTGCGATGACCGACGCCTACGTGCCGATGCCACTGAACTCCCATCAGGGTGCGGAGAGCATCGCCCACCTCCTGATCTGGCTGACCTCCGTGGAGAACACCCACTGCACGGGTCAGACCGTCTACTGCGACGGCGGCGCTGACACCGTGCTGCGCGGCGACGACGTGTGGTCCTGGAACGACGAGGCCATGGCCCGGAAATTCCGGGAGATCGGGGCGCGCCTGCGGGGCTGA
- a CDS encoding SDR family oxidoreductase — MHELTGRVAVITGGSSGIGRGIALACARAGMTVYVTGRSTDHLAETQAEFSARGLEVATLQVDVTDLAAMQQTAQRIEAEQGRVDLLVNNAGIGLAGAVSDATPADWDWLIDVNIKGVAHGIQTFLPAIRRHGHGGHIVNTSSMAGLMPVVAGLYSMSKAAIIALSEALHIELLAEGIGVSAYCPGPTHSNIASSVAKRPAEYGASGYTAPGPEATAFQLTQPYMSAEEAGERVLEGIRRGDMFILTHPEFKAGVVQRHRAIEESFPDEPLHEERKAAIPFLLSSPVYDEERRKPAPQYAPAR, encoded by the coding sequence ATGCACGAACTCACCGGTCGCGTTGCCGTCATCACCGGCGGTAGCAGCGGCATCGGCCGCGGTATCGCCCTGGCCTGCGCCCGCGCGGGCATGACCGTCTACGTCACCGGACGCAGCACGGACCATCTGGCCGAGACCCAGGCGGAGTTCTCCGCTCGGGGTCTCGAGGTCGCCACCCTTCAGGTGGACGTGACGGACCTGGCCGCCATGCAGCAGACCGCTCAGCGCATCGAGGCCGAACAGGGACGCGTGGACCTGCTGGTCAACAATGCCGGGATCGGCCTGGCCGGAGCCGTCTCGGACGCCACTCCCGCCGACTGGGACTGGTTGATCGACGTGAACATCAAGGGCGTGGCCCACGGCATCCAGACCTTCCTGCCGGCCATCCGCCGGCATGGCCACGGCGGGCACATCGTGAACACCTCCTCCATGGCTGGGCTGATGCCGGTGGTGGCCGGCCTCTACTCGATGTCCAAGGCCGCGATCATCGCCCTGTCCGAGGCCCTGCACATCGAGTTGCTGGCCGAGGGCATCGGCGTCTCGGCCTACTGTCCCGGGCCCACTCATTCGAACATCGCCTCCTCGGTAGCCAAACGGCCTGCCGAGTACGGCGCCTCGGGATATACCGCTCCCGGCCCGGAGGCCACCGCGTTCCAGCTGACACAGCCGTACATGAGTGCGGAGGAGGCCGGCGAGAGGGTCCTGGAGGGGATCCGCCGTGGTGACATGTTCATCCTCACGCACCCCGAGTTCAAGGCCGGGGTCGTGCAACGTCACCGCGCGATCGAGGAATCCTTCCCCGACGAGCCGCTGCACGAGGAGCGGAAGGCCGCCATCCCGTTCCTGCTGTCCTCACCCGTCTATGACGAGGAGCGCCGGAAACCGGCACCGCAGTACGCACCGGCCCGGTAG
- a CDS encoding IclR family transcriptional regulator — protein MASPSKPTAAGRVLAILDTFTDRHDSQTLSSIARRSGLTLPTTHRLVGELTAWGALHRQPDGEYTIGLKVLELGSLAGHRLRLKQLAHPYLHGLHHATNTNIHLSVSVQQDVLYLESMLAPGGAPVTSRFGGRWPMHATATGRVLLASLPPDELDDLLRQPLAAYSPHTDTDPNRLRQLLAEVRQRGVAVAYDQIAVGVIALAAPIVGPHGHPVASVGITAPKDRFTPHQLIPPLVSTAQRISRALNGPEEALPEDRLRTA, from the coding sequence TTGGCATCTCCATCCAAACCCACCGCCGCCGGCCGCGTCCTGGCCATCCTGGACACCTTCACCGACCGGCACGACAGCCAGACCTTGAGTTCGATCGCCCGGCGGTCGGGGCTGACCCTCCCCACCACACATCGTCTCGTCGGCGAGCTCACCGCATGGGGGGCCCTCCACCGTCAGCCTGACGGGGAGTACACCATCGGCCTCAAGGTCCTGGAACTCGGCTCACTCGCCGGGCACCGCCTGCGCCTGAAGCAGTTGGCCCACCCCTACCTCCACGGCCTGCACCACGCGACCAACACGAACATCCACCTCTCGGTCTCTGTGCAGCAGGACGTGCTCTACCTGGAGTCGATGCTGGCTCCGGGCGGGGCCCCGGTCACCAGCCGCTTCGGCGGGCGCTGGCCCATGCATGCCACGGCCACCGGCCGCGTCCTGCTGGCGTCCCTGCCCCCCGACGAACTCGACGACCTGCTGCGCCAGCCGCTCGCCGCCTATTCACCCCACACCGACACGGACCCGAACCGGCTTCGCCAACTTCTGGCCGAGGTTCGGCAGCGCGGCGTCGCCGTTGCCTATGATCAGATCGCCGTCGGGGTGATCGCCCTGGCCGCTCCGATCGTCGGACCACACGGCCACCCCGTGGCCTCTGTCGGCATCACGGCACCGAAGGACCGCTTCACCCCGCACCAGCTCATCCCCCCGCTGGTCTCCACCGCACAGAGGATCTCCCGCGCCCTCAATGGGCCCGAGGAGGCGTTACCCGAAGACCGTCTGCGCACGGCCTGA
- a CDS encoding acyl-CoA dehydrogenase family protein, whose amino-acid sequence MNTSTGEPAPFLGGADFYGYSDLLTGAELTVLARLRRYLEEEAEPVLADYWERGETPLFLRDGLAGLDLVEPAELRDAGETVRSLFIGFRNLEFSRVDGSLAILFGGQAGMFRTVVHAGGSEEQLARWGADMASFRMTGCFALTEPDHGSDIARGVQTEARQEGDGWVLNGAKRWIGNAAFSEYVAVAAKDADDGQVKVFLARTDDPGLEIAKIEGKTSLRMVHNADIRLDGVRVPESHRLQRINSFADLNRTFETLRPDVVWNATGLQIGLYEAVLEYTRRREQFGRPIASFQLVQDHLVTMLGNANASLALAVRLSQLADAGGVSGEQAALAKTWVCRHMRQSAALGRELLGGNGILLEYKVARFHADAESLYTFEGTDQINTLIVGRAITGHSAFV is encoded by the coding sequence GTGAACACCAGCACCGGCGAGCCCGCACCCTTCCTCGGCGGCGCCGACTTCTACGGCTACTCGGATCTGCTCACGGGTGCCGAGCTGACCGTCCTGGCCCGCCTGCGCCGGTACTTGGAGGAGGAGGCCGAGCCCGTCCTCGCCGACTATTGGGAACGCGGGGAGACACCGTTGTTCCTCCGGGACGGCCTGGCCGGGCTCGACCTGGTGGAGCCCGCGGAGCTGCGCGACGCCGGCGAGACGGTCCGGTCTCTGTTCATCGGTTTCCGGAACCTGGAGTTCTCCCGCGTGGACGGCTCCCTGGCGATCCTCTTCGGCGGCCAGGCCGGCATGTTCCGCACCGTGGTCCACGCCGGCGGCAGCGAGGAGCAGCTGGCGCGGTGGGGAGCGGACATGGCGTCCTTCAGAATGACCGGCTGCTTCGCGCTGACCGAGCCGGACCACGGCTCGGACATCGCCCGCGGTGTCCAGACCGAGGCCCGGCAGGAGGGTGACGGCTGGGTCCTGAACGGGGCCAAGCGGTGGATCGGGAACGCGGCGTTCTCCGAGTACGTGGCTGTGGCTGCGAAGGACGCCGACGACGGCCAGGTCAAGGTCTTCCTGGCCCGCACTGATGATCCGGGCCTGGAGATCGCCAAGATCGAGGGCAAGACCTCCCTGCGCATGGTCCACAATGCCGACATCCGCCTGGACGGGGTGCGGGTCCCGGAGAGCCACCGGCTCCAGCGGATCAACTCGTTCGCTGACCTGAACCGCACCTTCGAGACCTTGCGGCCGGACGTGGTCTGGAATGCCACCGGGCTTCAGATCGGCCTGTATGAGGCCGTGCTGGAGTACACCAGACGGCGCGAGCAGTTCGGGCGGCCGATCGCGTCCTTCCAGCTCGTCCAGGACCACCTCGTGACCATGCTGGGCAACGCCAATGCGTCCCTTGCCCTCGCGGTCCGACTGTCTCAGCTCGCGGATGCCGGCGGTGTCAGCGGGGAGCAAGCTGCCCTGGCCAAGACGTGGGTCTGCCGCCACATGCGCCAGAGCGCGGCCCTCGGCCGGGAACTGCTCGGCGGCAACGGCATCCTGCTGGAGTACAAGGTCGCTCGATTCCATGCCGACGCGGAGTCCCTCTACACCTTCGAGGGCACCGACCAGATCAACACCCTCATCGTGGGGCGGGCCATCACCGGCCACAGCGCCTTCGTGTAG
- a CDS encoding IclR family transcriptional regulator → MHPSTGEHPALHEALAAEDHRTAAGRVLSVLDVFDQDHLELTLSEISRRADLTLSTAHRLVGELRDWGALERTAEGRYAVGLRVLELGSLEPQMLQLRDVAPAYLADLQAAVRANVHLSVRDGHDVVYVESLQRHSGAHVLSRLGGRWPLHTTATGMVLLASAPAAVRQDVLASPLKRYTDHTITDPDTLRRMLAEVHRTGVAVLTETITLGTFAVGVPVRGPSDRVVAALSVTLKIDGSRTVHQVLPALNATARALSRALGSASSGISPPGAPGSTVQPFAV, encoded by the coding sequence ATGCACCCATCAACCGGGGAACACCCCGCCTTGCACGAGGCCCTCGCCGCTGAGGACCATCGCACGGCCGCGGGCCGCGTCCTGTCCGTCCTGGACGTCTTCGACCAGGACCATCTCGAATTGACCTTGAGCGAGATCAGCCGCCGCGCGGACCTGACCTTGAGCACGGCGCATCGACTCGTCGGTGAACTCCGGGACTGGGGCGCACTCGAGCGGACCGCGGAGGGGCGGTACGCCGTCGGACTGCGGGTACTGGAACTGGGCAGCCTCGAGCCGCAGATGCTGCAGCTGCGGGACGTGGCCCCGGCCTACCTTGCGGACCTCCAGGCTGCGGTCCGGGCCAACGTGCACCTCTCCGTCCGGGACGGCCATGACGTGGTGTACGTGGAGTCGCTGCAACGGCACTCCGGTGCCCACGTGCTCAGCCGGCTCGGCGGGCGCTGGCCCCTGCACACCACCGCCACGGGCATGGTCCTACTGGCCTCCGCGCCAGCGGCCGTCCGCCAGGACGTGCTGGCCAGCCCACTGAAGCGCTACACGGACCACACCATCACCGATCCGGACACCCTGCGCCGAATGCTGGCGGAGGTGCACCGCACCGGGGTGGCCGTGCTGACGGAGACCATCACCCTCGGCACGTTCGCCGTGGGAGTGCCCGTCCGAGGGCCCAGCGACCGGGTGGTGGCCGCCCTGAGCGTCACGCTGAAGATCGACGGGTCACGGACTGTGCACCAGGTTCTGCCGGCGCTGAATGCCACGGCGCGCGCCCTGTCCCGGGCCCTGGGTTCGGCCTCCTCGGGGATCTCGCCGCCAGGCGCCCCCGGGTCCACAGTCCAGCCCTTCGCGGTCTGA
- a CDS encoding amidohydrolase family protein, which produces MSTGSQQGAGAPSLQQWQDLAAIDVHVHVHRSVKDDAGPVESGEQMGEYFGIGTMHGYTVPELAAYYRERRMAAVVFTVDSISATGDEPVPGNREIAELAAEHPDVLVPFASIDPARGAAGVREARILARDYGVRGFKFHPGVQGFYPDDRSVYPLYEVIEEFGLISLFHTGQTGVGAGSRGGGGVRLKYSHPLAIDDVAADFPDMDIIMAHPSFPWQDEALSIALHKPRVYIDLSGWSPKYFPPQLVQYADTLLKHKVLFGSDFPVITPERWMEAFDQLPLRDSVRPLILRENAARLLRLPGTATASGSPSTP; this is translated from the coding sequence ATGAGCACCGGTTCCCAGCAGGGCGCGGGCGCGCCGTCCCTGCAGCAGTGGCAGGACCTGGCCGCCATCGATGTCCACGTCCACGTCCACCGTTCGGTGAAGGACGACGCCGGCCCGGTCGAGTCCGGCGAGCAGATGGGCGAGTACTTCGGGATCGGCACGATGCACGGATACACCGTCCCCGAGCTCGCCGCCTACTACCGCGAGCGCCGCATGGCCGCCGTCGTCTTCACCGTGGACTCGATCTCCGCCACCGGCGACGAGCCCGTTCCTGGGAACCGCGAGATCGCCGAACTGGCAGCCGAGCATCCGGACGTGCTGGTGCCGTTCGCCAGCATCGACCCGGCCCGGGGCGCGGCCGGCGTGCGGGAGGCACGGATCCTTGCCCGCGACTACGGCGTGCGTGGCTTCAAGTTCCATCCCGGCGTCCAGGGGTTCTACCCCGACGACCGGTCGGTCTACCCCCTGTACGAGGTCATCGAGGAGTTCGGCCTGATCTCGCTGTTCCACACGGGACAGACCGGGGTGGGCGCCGGCTCCCGCGGCGGGGGCGGGGTGCGGCTGAAGTACTCCCACCCGCTGGCCATCGACGATGTGGCGGCGGACTTCCCGGACATGGACATCATCATGGCCCACCCGTCCTTCCCGTGGCAGGACGAGGCCCTGTCCATCGCCCTCCACAAGCCGCGGGTCTACATCGACCTCTCCGGCTGGTCGCCCAAGTACTTCCCGCCGCAGCTGGTGCAATATGCGGACACCCTGCTCAAGCACAAGGTGCTCTTCGGCTCGGACTTCCCGGTCATCACCCCGGAGCGGTGGATGGAGGCCTTCGACCAGCTGCCCCTCAGGGATTCCGTGAGGCCCCTGATCCTGCGGGAGAATGCCGCCCGGCTGCTCCGGCTGCCGGGCACCGCCACTGCATCCGGCTCTCCGTCCACCCCCTGA